One genomic region from Balaenoptera acutorostrata chromosome 1, mBalAcu1.1, whole genome shotgun sequence encodes:
- the BCAN gene encoding brevican core protein isoform X5 → MIKSTLKAHSLMTTCEVVVMVLLYNMALPSLPLLATLALACVPAALADALEGDSSEDRAFRVRIAGDAPLQGVLGGALTIPCHVHYLRPPPSRRAAQGSPRVKWTFLSGGREAEVLVARGLRVKVSEAYRFRVALPAYPASLTDVSLVLSELRPNDSGIYRCEVQHGIDDSSDAVEVKVKGVVFLYREGSARYAFSFAGAQEACARIGARIATPEQLYAAYLGGYEQCDAGWLSDQTVRYPIQTPREACYGDMDGFPGVRNYGVVDPDDLYDVYCYAEELNGELFLGAPPDKLTLEEARAYCQERGAKIATTGQLYAAWDGGLDRCSPGWLADGSVRYPIVTPSQRCGGGLPGVKTLFLFPNQTGFPNKHSRFNVYCFRDSAQPSAIPEASNPASDLASDALEAIVTVTETLEELQLPQEAVESESRGAIYSIPIMEDGAGGSSTPEDPAEAPRTLLEFETQSIVPPLGSSEEEGKVLEEEEKYQDEEEKEEEDEEEEVEDEALWAWPSELSSLDPEAPLPTELAPEESLSQASPPVRAVLQPDASPPPYGEPEAPRPPTVLGPPTETLPTPREGNLASPSPSTPVGARERGEETGGPELSGVPRGESEETGSSEDAPSLLPATRVPEGTRDLETPSEENSGRTVPAGTSVHAQPVLPTDSASHGGVAVAPSSGYCVRSPCHNGGTCLEEEEGVRCLCLPGYGGDLCDVGLRFCSPGWDAFQGACYKHFSTRRSWEEAENKCRMYGAHLASISTPEEQDFINNRYREYQWIGLNDRTIEGDFLWSDGVPLARALRPIKTPEGRQRRLLGSWKARLTPPPNPAPGP, encoded by the exons AT gataAAAAGCACTCTCAAAGCCCATAGCCTCATGACAACCTGTGAGGTGGTAGTAATGGTGCTCCTTTACAA CATGGCCCTACCATCTCTGCCCCTGCTGGCAACCCTGGCTCTGGCCTGTGTCCCTGCGGCCTTAGCTGATGCTCTGGAAGGAGACAGCTCAG AGGATCGGGCTTTCCGCGTGCGCATAGCGGGTGACGCGCCGCTGCAGGGCGTGCTGGGCGGCGCCCTCACCATCCCGTGCCACGTTCACTACCTGCGGCCGCCGCCAAGCCGCCGAGCCGCGCAGGGCTCCCCCCGGGTCAAGTGGACCTTCCTGTCCGGCGGCCGGGAGGCCGAGGTGCTAGTGGCGCGGGGGCTACGCGTCAAGGTGAGCGAGGCCTACCGGTTCCGCGTGGCATTGCCTGCCTACCCGGCGTCACTCACCGATGTCTCCCTGGTGCTGAGCGAGCTGCGGCCCAACGACTCGGGTATCTACCGCTGCGAGGTCCAGCACGGCATCGACGACAGCAGCGACGCCGTGGAGGTCAAGGTCAAAG GGGTCGTCTTTCTCTACCGGGAGGGCTCTGCCCGCTATGCTTTCTCCTTCGCTGGGGCCCAGGAGGCCTGTGCCCGCATCGGAGCCCGAATCGCCACTCCGGAGCAGCTCTATGCCGCCTATCTTGGGGGCTATGAACAGTGTGATGCTGGCTGGTTGTCCGACCAGACCGTGag GTATCCCATCCAGACTCCGCGAGAGGCCTGTTATGGAGACATGGATGGCTTCCCTGGGGTCCGGAACTATGGAGTGGTGGACCCGGATGACCTCTATGATGTCTACTGTTATGCTGAAGAACTAAACG gaGAGCTGTTCCTGGGGGCCCCTCCAGACAAGCTGACATTGGAGGAGGCACGGGCGTACTGCCAGGAGCGGGGTGCTAAGATTGCAACCACGGGCCAGCTGTATGCAGCCTGGGATGGTGGCCTGGACCGCTGCAGCCCAGGCTGGCTGGCTGATGGCAGTGTGCGCTACCCCATCGTCACACCCAGCCAGCGCTGTGGTGGGGGCCTCCCTGGTGTCAagactctcttcctcttccccaaccAGACCGGCTTCCCCAACAAGCACAGCCGCTTCAATGTCTACTGCTTCCGAG ACTCTGCCCAGCCCTCTGCCATCCCTGAGGCCTCCAACCCAGCCTCTGACCTGGCCTCTGATGCACTGGAAGCCATTGTCACAGTGACGGAGACCCTGGAGGAACTGCAGCTGCCTCAGGAAGCTGTGGAGAGCGAGTCCCGGGGAGCCATCTACTCCATTCCCATTATGGAGGATGGAGCAGGTGGAAGCTCCACTCCAGAAGACCCAGCAGAGGCCCCTAGGACCCTCCTAG AATTTGAAACCCAATCCATTGTACCTCCCCTGGGGTCCTCAGAAGAGGAAGGCAAGGTgttggaggaagaagagaaataccAGgacgaagaagagaaagaagaggaagacgaagaggaggaggtggaggacgAGGCCCTGTGGGCCTGGCCCAGTGAGCTCAGCAGCTTGGACCCAGaggcccctctccccactgagctGGCTCCAGAGGAGTCACTCTCCCAGGCATCCCCACCAGTGAGGGCAGTCCTGCAGCCTGATGCATCACCACCTCCCTACGGAGAGCCAGAGGCTCCAAGGCCTCCAACGGTCCTTGGACCACCCACTGAGACCCTGCCCACTCCCAGGGAGGGGAACCTGGCATCCCCATCACCTTCCACTCCGGTTGGGgcaagagagagaggggaggagactgGGGGTCCTGAGCTGTCTGGGGTCCCTCGAGGAGAGAGTGAGGAGACAGGGAGCTCCGAGGATGCCCCTTCCCTGCTTCCAGCCACACGGGTCCCTGAGGGTACCAGGGATCTGGAGACCCCTTCTGAAGAGAATTCTGGAAGAACTGTCCCAGCAGGGACTTCAGTGCATGCCCAGCCGGTGCTGCCCACTGACAGTGCCAGCCATGGTGGAGTGGCCGTGGCCCCCTCATCAG gtTACTGTGTCCGCAGCCCCTGCCACAATGGTGGGACGtgcttggaggaggaggagggggtccGCTGCCTATGTTTGCCTGGCTATGGGGGGGACCTGTGCGATGTTG GCCTCCGCTTCTGCAGCCCCGGCTGGGACGCCTTCCAGGGCGCCTGCTACAAGCACTTTTCTACACGAAGGAGCTGGGAGGAGGCGGAGAACAAGTGCCGGATGTACGGCGCGCACCTGGCCAGCATCAGCACGCCGGAGGAACAGGACTTCATCAACA ATCGATACCGGGAGTACCAGTGGATCGGGCTCAATGACAGGACCATCGAAGGCGATTTCCTGTGGTCAGATGGCGTCCCCCTG